In Rosa chinensis cultivar Old Blush chromosome 1, RchiOBHm-V2, whole genome shotgun sequence, a genomic segment contains:
- the LOC112181879 gene encoding dol-P-Man:Man(7)GlcNAc(2)-PP-Dol alpha-1,6-mannosyltransferase isoform X1 translates to MASKSSKFLERFGYDVVLGSIAAFYVFMAPYTKVEESFNVQAMHDILYHRQNLDNYDHLEFPGVVPRTFIGALLVSSLASPAVLAMNLLHMPKIYGLLTVRLTLGCIILSTLHFFRLQQVREKFGRQVEAFFVILTAAQFHLLFYCTRPLPNILALGAVNLAYGYWLKEKCYAALNCLIFATVILRCDILLLLCPVGLELLLTRSISLWKALKCCTLCALLCIGLTVFVDSIMWKRLLWPEFEVFWFNSVLNRSSEWGTHPFYWYFTSALPRSLLAAYPLFLLGILLDRRVLPFVIPVLSFVLLYSKLPHKELRFIINSIPIFNLSAAIAATRIYNNRKKTFWNFLYLIMLGLLLISLGCTAITFMASNENYPSGHALKHLHKIGHLGNRTNEILVHIDTFSAMNGISRFCEHDFPWRYSKEEEIRVDELCQRNFNYLINEHPAINGFKCLSSINGFSRVRLQIGFPPILLVKEPKVYIHGNVKHSDVLNGIWPGCS, encoded by the exons ATGGCTTCCAAGTCTTCGAAATTCCTAGAGCGATTTGGTTACGATGTGGTACTGGGATCAATAGCTGCGTTTTACGTCTTCATGGCGCCCTACACTAAGGTTGAAGAAAGCTTCAACGTTCAG GCAATGCATGATATTCTATATCATCGACAAAACTTGGATAAT TATGATCATTTGGAGTTCCCCGGAGTTGTTCCTCGCACGTTCATCG GTGCTTTGCTTGTATCAAGTTTGGCATCCCCTGCTGTTCTAGCAATGAACTTGCTGCACATGCCAAAGATTTATGGTCTTCTTACAG TTCGTTTGACATTAGGTTGCATCATATTATCTACATTACACTTCTTTCGTCTTCAG CAGGTTAGAGAAAAATTTGGACGTCAAGTAGAAGCTTTCTTTGTAATACTGACTGCAGCTCAGTTCCACCTTCTGTTCTATTGTACCCGTCCACTTCCAAATATACTAGCTCTAGGTGCAG tcaACTTGGCATATGGATATTGGTTAAAGGAGAAGTGTTATGCAGCTTTAAACTGTCTG ATCTTCGCTACAGTTATCCTAAGATGTGATATTTTGTTACTTCTCTGTCCTGTTGGCTTGGAGCTTTTGTTG ACTAGATCAATTTCATTATGGAAGGCATTGAAGTGCTGCACTTTGTGTGCTCTATTATGCATAG GTCTCACTGTATTTGTAGATTCAATAATGTGGAAAAGATTACTTTGGCCTGAATTTGAAGTTTTCTGGTTCAACTCTGTTCTGAATCGTAGTTCAGAGTGGGGC ACACATCCATTTTACTGGTACTTCACTTCAGCACTTCCCCGCTCATTGCTTGCTGCATACCCTCTTTTCCTG CTAGGGATCTTACTTGACAGAAGAGTTTTGCCATTTGTTATTCCAGTCTTGTCCTTTGTTTTACTATACTCTAAGCTTCCCCATAAG GAGCTCCGCTTCATCATTAATTCAATTCCAATTTTCAATTTATCTGCTGCAATTGCAGCTACTAGAAT CTATAACAATAGAAAAAAGACATTCTGGaactttctttatttaattatgcTTGGATTACTGTTGATCAG TCTAGGGTGCACGGCCATAACTTTTATGGCATCCAATGAGAATTATCCGAGTGGTCATGCTTTAAAACATTTGCATAAGATTG GTCATCTTGGGAACAGAACAAATGAAATTTTGGTTCATATTGATACCTTTTCAGCCATGAATGGAATATCCCGGTTTTGTGAACATGATTTTCCGTGGAG GTATTCTAAAGAGGAAGAGATTCGGGTGGACGAATTATGCCAGAGAAATTTCAACTATCTTATCAA TGAGCATCCTGCAATCAATGGATTCAAGTGTCTATCCAGTATAAATGGGTTTTCACGTGTTCGTCTTCAAATTGGCTTCCCACCAATTTTACTG GTTAAAGAGCCCAAAGTATATATTCATGGAAATGTAAAACACAGCGATGTCCTCAACGGAATTTGGCCAGGCTGCTCCTGA
- the LOC112181879 gene encoding dol-P-Man:Man(7)GlcNAc(2)-PP-Dol alpha-1,6-mannosyltransferase isoform X2 produces the protein MASKSSKFLERFGYDVVLGSIAAFYVFMAPYTKVEESFNVQAMHDILYHRQNLDNYDHLEFPGVVPRTFIGALLVSSLASPAVLAMNLLHMPKIYGLLTVRLTLGCIILSTLHFFRLQVREKFGRQVEAFFVILTAAQFHLLFYCTRPLPNILALGAVNLAYGYWLKEKCYAALNCLIFATVILRCDILLLLCPVGLELLLTRSISLWKALKCCTLCALLCIGLTVFVDSIMWKRLLWPEFEVFWFNSVLNRSSEWGTHPFYWYFTSALPRSLLAAYPLFLLGILLDRRVLPFVIPVLSFVLLYSKLPHKELRFIINSIPIFNLSAAIAATRIYNNRKKTFWNFLYLIMLGLLLISLGCTAITFMASNENYPSGHALKHLHKIGHLGNRTNEILVHIDTFSAMNGISRFCEHDFPWRYSKEEEIRVDELCQRNFNYLINEHPAINGFKCLSSINGFSRVRLQIGFPPILLVKEPKVYIHGNVKHSDVLNGIWPGCS, from the exons ATGGCTTCCAAGTCTTCGAAATTCCTAGAGCGATTTGGTTACGATGTGGTACTGGGATCAATAGCTGCGTTTTACGTCTTCATGGCGCCCTACACTAAGGTTGAAGAAAGCTTCAACGTTCAG GCAATGCATGATATTCTATATCATCGACAAAACTTGGATAAT TATGATCATTTGGAGTTCCCCGGAGTTGTTCCTCGCACGTTCATCG GTGCTTTGCTTGTATCAAGTTTGGCATCCCCTGCTGTTCTAGCAATGAACTTGCTGCACATGCCAAAGATTTATGGTCTTCTTACAG TTCGTTTGACATTAGGTTGCATCATATTATCTACATTACACTTCTTTCGTCTTCAG GTTAGAGAAAAATTTGGACGTCAAGTAGAAGCTTTCTTTGTAATACTGACTGCAGCTCAGTTCCACCTTCTGTTCTATTGTACCCGTCCACTTCCAAATATACTAGCTCTAGGTGCAG tcaACTTGGCATATGGATATTGGTTAAAGGAGAAGTGTTATGCAGCTTTAAACTGTCTG ATCTTCGCTACAGTTATCCTAAGATGTGATATTTTGTTACTTCTCTGTCCTGTTGGCTTGGAGCTTTTGTTG ACTAGATCAATTTCATTATGGAAGGCATTGAAGTGCTGCACTTTGTGTGCTCTATTATGCATAG GTCTCACTGTATTTGTAGATTCAATAATGTGGAAAAGATTACTTTGGCCTGAATTTGAAGTTTTCTGGTTCAACTCTGTTCTGAATCGTAGTTCAGAGTGGGGC ACACATCCATTTTACTGGTACTTCACTTCAGCACTTCCCCGCTCATTGCTTGCTGCATACCCTCTTTTCCTG CTAGGGATCTTACTTGACAGAAGAGTTTTGCCATTTGTTATTCCAGTCTTGTCCTTTGTTTTACTATACTCTAAGCTTCCCCATAAG GAGCTCCGCTTCATCATTAATTCAATTCCAATTTTCAATTTATCTGCTGCAATTGCAGCTACTAGAAT CTATAACAATAGAAAAAAGACATTCTGGaactttctttatttaattatgcTTGGATTACTGTTGATCAG TCTAGGGTGCACGGCCATAACTTTTATGGCATCCAATGAGAATTATCCGAGTGGTCATGCTTTAAAACATTTGCATAAGATTG GTCATCTTGGGAACAGAACAAATGAAATTTTGGTTCATATTGATACCTTTTCAGCCATGAATGGAATATCCCGGTTTTGTGAACATGATTTTCCGTGGAG GTATTCTAAAGAGGAAGAGATTCGGGTGGACGAATTATGCCAGAGAAATTTCAACTATCTTATCAA TGAGCATCCTGCAATCAATGGATTCAAGTGTCTATCCAGTATAAATGGGTTTTCACGTGTTCGTCTTCAAATTGGCTTCCCACCAATTTTACTG GTTAAAGAGCCCAAAGTATATATTCATGGAAATGTAAAACACAGCGATGTCCTCAACGGAATTTGGCCAGGCTGCTCCTGA
- the LOC112187802 gene encoding pentatricopeptide repeat-containing protein At1g71460, chloroplastic, which produces MEGLSVASPSLSLQIHSFPPKTRFTATGGDNPNNHHAFKLHALSRRRRKPPKFEENDAFPDSLPLHTKNPHAVYKDIQRFARQNKLNESLAILDYLDQNGIPVNATTFSHLITACVRTRSLDTGKKIHTYIRINGLETNEFLRRKLVNMYTSFGSVDDAHNLFDDMSSKNVYSWNALLRGTVVAGGKRYRDVLETYSEMRGLGVEMNVYSFSNVIKSFAGASALSQGLRTHGLLVKNGFVDSVIVGTSLIDMYFKCGKIKLARQVFEEMGERDVVLWGAMIAGFAHNRLYKEALEHLRMMVDEGIRPNSVILTSILPVIGEVSARKLGQEAHAYVLKTKSYLKQAFVQSALIDMYCKCGDMEMGRRVFYSSVERNAICWTALMSGYAANGRLEQALRSVIWMQQEGFKPDVVTVATALPVCAELKDLKRGKEIHAYAVKNCFLPNVSIISSLMVMYSKCGVLEYSIRLFDGMEQRNVITWTAMIDSHVENGYLDEALGVIRSMLLSKHRPDSVAMSRMLAICGGLKNLKLGKEIHAQVLKKNFESVHFVSAELVKMYGHCGAIDHAKSFFDTIPVKGSMTWTAIIEAYGYAGMYQEAISLFDQMRSNDFTPNNFTFQVVLSICDRAEFVDDACRIFHLMSRTYKTRVSQEQYSLLIALLTRSGRIEEAQRFIQMSSSLV; this is translated from the coding sequence ATGGAAGGTTTATCAGTAGCCTCACCAAGTCTCTCTCTGCAAATCCACTCCTTCCCGCCAAAAACTCGCTTCACCGCCACCGGCGGTGACAACCCTAACAACCACCACGCCTTCAAGCTCCACGCTTTATCACGACGACGCCGAAAACCTCCGAAATTCGAAGAAAACGACGCGTTTCCGGACTCGTTACCGCTCCACACGAAGAACCCACACGCCGTTTACAAGGACATACAAAGATTCGCGAGGCAGAACAAGCTCAACGAGTCCCTGGCGATTCTGGACTACTTGGACCAAAACGGCATCCCCGTCAACGCCACCACATTCTCCCACCTCATCACCGCCTGCGTCCGCACGAGGTCGTTGGACACCGGCAAGAAGATCCACACCTATATTCGGATCAATGGACTCGAAACCAACGAGTTTCTGCGCCGGAAATTGGTGAACATGTACACGAGTTTCGGGTCGGTCGATGATGCACACAACTTGTTCGATGATATGTCTAGCAAGAACGTGTACTCGTGGAACGCGTTGCTTAGAGGGACTGTGGTTGCGGGTGGGAAGCGGTACCGTGATGTTCTCGAGACGTATTCGGAAATGAGGGGGTTGGGGGTGGAGATGAATGTGTATAGTTTCTCTAATGTGATCAAGAGCTTTGCGGGCGCTTCGGCTCTTTCGCAAGGTTTGAGGACGCATGGGCTGTTGGTGAAGAATGGTTTCGTTGATAGTGTGATTGTTGGGACGAGTTTGATTGATATGTACTTCAAATGTGGCAAGATTAAGCTTGCGCGCCAAGTGTTTGAGGAGATGGGTGAGAGGGATGTGGTTTTGTGGGGAGCTATGATTGCAGGTTTTGCGCATAATAGGTTGTACAAGGAAGCTTTGGAGCATTTGAGGATGATGGTGGATGAAGGGATAAGGCCGAATTCGGTTATATTGACTAGTATTCTTCCTGTGATTGGGGAAGTTTCGGCACGAAAGCTTGGGCAGGAAGCGCATGCTTATGTGCTGAAGACAAAGAGTTATTTGAAGCAGGCATTTGTTCAGTCTGCTTTGATAGATATGTATTGCAAATGCGGTGACATGGAGATGGGAAGACGGGTGTTTTATAGTTCAGTGGAGAGGAATGCAATTTGTTGGACTGCTTTGATGTCGGGTTACGCTGCAAATGGGAGGCTTGAGCAGGCATTGAGGTCAGTCATTTGGATGCAGCAGGAAGGGTTTAAGCCGGATGTTGTGACGGTTGCCACTGCCCTTCCAGTTTGTGCAGAGTTGAAGGATTTGAAACGAGGGAAGGAGATTCATGCTTATGCTGTGAAGAATTGCTTCTTGCCCAATGTATCTATTATTTCTTCTTTAATGGTCATGTACTCTAAGTGTGGCGTCTTGGAGTATTCTATAAGATTATTTGATGGTATGGAGCAGAGAAATGTTATTACGTGGACAGCCATGATAGATTCCCATGTCGAAAATGGGTACCTAGATGAGGCACTTGGTGTCATAAGGTCAATGCTTTTGTCAAAGCACAGGCCAGATTCGGTTGCAATGTCAAGGATGTTGGCTATTTGCGGGGGACTAAAGAATTTGAAGCTTGGGAAGGAAATCCATGCACAAGTTTTGAAAAAGAATTTTGAGTCTGTCCATTTTGTTTCTGCTGAACTAGTGAAAATGTATGGGCACTGTGGAGCAATTGATCATGCGAAGTCATTTTTCGATACAATTCCAGTCAAGGGTTCAATGACATGGACTGCAATTATAGAAGCTTATGGATATGCTGGCATGTATCAAGAAGCTATTAGTCTTTTTGATCAGATGAGATCTAATGACTTCACTCCGAACAATTTCACTTTCCAAGTGGTTCTATCTATTTGTGACCGAGCTGAATTTGTTGATGATGCTTGCCGTATCTTCCATTTGATGTCTCGTACATATAAAACCAGGGTATCTCAAGAACAGTACTCTCTACTCATTGCACTTCTTACTCGATCTGGCCGCATTGAGGAAGCTCAGAGATTTATACAAATGAGCTCATCTTTAGTATAA